In Lolium rigidum isolate FL_2022 chromosome 7, APGP_CSIRO_Lrig_0.1, whole genome shotgun sequence, the DNA window AAAGTTTCTATAAGCATGATTATCAAGATTACTTTGAATACACACAATTTATAGATGAATACAACCATAGATCAAAATAAAACTCTAAACACcaacattttaaaatttattGGAATACACACAAACATACATATCAGAATcttgatgatgatatgtaccTTTACAACCGCAGTAACAGTTCCTGACGGTTTTGAAGTATCAGGCATTTGGAAAATTGCATAATGCCTCTCAGGATCGAATTTCTCATTCAATGGATCAAACTTTTCTACTCCAAACTTCTTAAAAACCTATTCAAAATTGAGGGAAATCCCACTTTAGGCAATACTGCCACCCAGAAAGCAATATGTGTAGTAGAGAAATATTCAGATATAAAAAACAATGCACACGAACAAAATCAAATTTTAATTGATAatatgtactacctccatcccaaaataagtgactcggctttgtctagatacggatgtatctagacgcattttagtgtgtagatacctcCGTTTCTACataaagttgagtcacttattttgggacagagggaaTACTAGATAAACAAAGTACCTCGCCGAGTTGCTTATCTGTCATGTCTACACCCTCCAGTAGGGTTTTTAGTAACGGTACGGCTCCACTAGAATCTTCAGAAGTATCTAATTTTGAGAAGCTCTCCTTCACAGCAGATGATGCTCTAGCCAAATTGTCAGCAACATCTAACAAACTCTTAGAGAAGTTCTGCATAAACGATTAAGACGCTGtaagagagaaaatttaatataaTTGATCGAAATGCTTATAAACATCATTTATGTTATTAAAATTCCAAATCAGATTTAATAACAACAAACCTGTACTGCAAATTTTTTCGAGTTCTCAGATTCACGCTTTGTCCGTGCGATTACATTTTCCATTTCTGCATAGCTGCGCAAAACCTTGTCCTTCATATCTTTGATTTCTTCATCTTTCGAGGTCAGTAATTCATCCTTCTCAAGAACTAGCTTCACTAGATCCTCCTTTGACAGATCAAGGTCTTCTGCACCTGAATCAAAAAATGCAGGTCATTTAGTGCATCCTTCTCAAGAACTAACTTCACTAGATCCTCCTTTCACTAGACTGGGATTGAAGTCTTCCAAACTTACCTCCAGATGAACCACTGTCTTCCTTTGAAGTTTCAGCATTTATTTCCTGTGCAGTAGTTTCCTGGTCTTTGGGTTGGTTTACTTCCTTATCATTCTTTTGTGGGGTAGAAGATGAAAAGCCAAACCTTTGAAAGATAGTTGTTGAGTATCTCAATGGCTGATTCAACGTATATGGGACCTGCTTATAAGAGAAGTATACAAAGTCGTATAAGGAAAATGATAgcagaaacacaaaaacagcccaaagatagaaaaaaaatataattaaaatcCAGATCTATCCTGAGCAAAATGAACTTTTCCTATCCAGGCTCCTTGTTGGACTATGTATCATGTTTACAGAGTATAATTTATTGATCTACTTTCACTTTATATAATTCACTTCCACAATAAGGCTCTGTTCGTTTATTCCCTGGGAGCCAGGGATTGATTTGGATCGTCGCTCTGTTCTGGTTTGCCAGCCCGACGAGGTATTTTTTCCAGCCCAACAGAATTGTGTCTTCGTTTGCTCCCGACGGGAATATTTATCCCAACTTATCCTGTCCAGCTGTACTGAGATGGTCTGGGAAAAAACTACCCCCACCCACCGTCTAGACAATTTTCCACAAGCTGAGACGCGAGCGAAAGGAACGGCGAAGACAGAGACGCTGATCCAGGTGGCTTAAACGAACACGTAACTTTTGGAGGGGTTAAACAGAATTTAGTTCGACATGGATTGGGTGATGGTACGGGATCAACCCAATACAAACCTGGATTGGTTACATCCTTGGATTGATTTCCAACAAAAAGAACGAGGCCTAAGAGTGCTAGCCTCTAACCTATTGACTCCTGGACTGTTTGTAGACACATGCTCTGTTTATTTGTTTTATTATTGCATTGTAGATTCGACTGAATCTGGCTGCCCTCCAAGTGCTGCCCCCGTCAATCTGCTGTGCAGAAGGTAGAGGGAAAGCAGTGCCTCAAAGCCTTCACCGGGGACCGGATACTAGTAATTTGGTCTATGCATAGCGTGGTTGGTCGCTTTGCGATGTTCCATATCGATCTCTACACCAGCCTAGTTTTACCTTCCTTCCTGAAACAACTAGTCGATAGCCTACCCACAAAAAAACACAAGTTTTGATGGATTTATGATTTAGCTTCATTTTGACTGTTTAGCATGAGTGAAATTTACGGGCGGGCAATCATGTTTTTTATCCAGTAGAATGCTTAGACTGCTTGTTTCTAAAATAATACGTACTGTATTTATTCCCTTTAGTGTAATTGTGGACATTACATGCGCACAATCATAACTGGGACGCAAAAATCCTGCTGGAACCTATGTCGGGGAATCAAGATTAATACCGTAGATTAACAAGCAGAAAAGGGAGCACCACGCGGCAGATCCAAGAGGCGAGGCTAGAAAATTACCTCCTTTAGTGAAGAGTTGGGTCGAGCAGAGCAATGCAACTGGCAAAGGCGGTGCGCAGGCCGGAGCACAACCGCCGCTCCCTCTGCCCATGACCGCGTAGCGGCGCGCGCGGCTGGGACCGCACGGCGGAAGGCGGACGCGCGCAGCGCCGCAGAAGCCATCTGTCCTCGCCTTGCCGCCAGTATACTTgataatcaagttcaaacaatcatgtGATGGAATAACACATATGTATCTCACGAATTCGTATCACGGCAGGCACACATCAAAAGCAGGAGTAGAGAATACGGAGTTTATACCTTCAGTTGGACTCAGGTGCTGCTAATTTTTCCTGGGATTCTGCAGGTAGTAAAAGATGAACATTTATTAGGCACCAGAAAATTTGAGAAATCTGTCTCCAACGAAGTTGAAGATGAAGCCGGGGAAGAGGCCGGCTTGGGGAGGGCGTCGTTCCCCTCTCGCCGCCGGTCCGCCTCCAGCAAGGGCGCATCTACTGTTAGGGGCGGGCTCGGAGGAGGGCGGGGACGCGGAGAGGAGGGCGAGCCTCGGAGGAGGGCGGGGAAGGGGCAAGGAGGCTtaccagagccgccgccgccgccgccgccgccgccgccgggtatCTCAGGTTGCGTCGAGTTGCTGAGCGCGGCTTGGCTCGCTCATGAGACGAAGCGGTAGGTCTGAGCTCGCCAGGCGGACCGGATTAGTAGTGGCCATCGGGCCGGCCCGCAAAGTACGGCCCAGCGCAACATGGCCCGAGGCGGCACCAATTACTTCGTGCAGGCCGGTGGGTCCTATTCGGCACGTTTAGCTTCGGCCAGCACCGAAACGCCTACACGATCCATCACGTAGGCTGTGGCCCACCTCCCCGTCTACATCGTCGTTCCATCCCCATTACTATGGTAGCTAGTCGTCGTCCCACCGACGCAGTCGCCGATCGGACCGCCTGCCTCCACCACCTGCGGTCGGCACTGCTCCCGCGTCGACTCGCTGCACCGACCTCCACGAACACCTCCCCCCCCCCTACCGGTCCACCGCCGCCCATACCTCCCTCCAAAGCCTCCCTCGACTTCGACCCTGGTGAGCACCCCGCACCCCAAACCCTAAGCCCTAAGTCGCCGGTGAGCTACCACACCCTAAGTTCCATTCCTCGCCTACGCCGGCGACACCGCGACCATCTGTGTCGTCCCCGTCTTCGGCGAGTGCTCGTGTGgtgttcttcttcctctacggtcccctgtcttcttcttcctcccacgtctcttcttcctcctcgatggCTGAATGGCTGATGACTGCAAGTGCACAGTTCGTTTATAGCTAATTTCGAACTAAGAGCATCGAACCAGGAGAGGTAGAGTTCAGACGGTCTTAATACCTTTTATCACTATTTATTAAAGAGAGTATTTAGTAATTGTTCTAAAGTCTAGGCAATGCATAAATGGTGAAAAGAGTTTGGTTGTTTTAGTTGTGTTTGCCAACTAAGCAATAAGTAAATTAGAAACAACAAATAGAGAGTAGAACTTGTAATATAAAAGCATGATCCCTGCAATAGGGCAAAAGAGTTCTCGGGGAGTGCTAGTTTCACCACTAACATCTATTAATTATGATTAAGATAATCTAGCTCTTCCTTCATGTGTATGTATAGGGTGGAGCTCCATAACTGGATGACAACGGATCAACCATCAATTGTCATCCATCATAACGATTGATAGTGAACCACTTCAATCCGACTATAATTGAGGGTTTCCCCTGCTTATGGATATATTCGGTGAGTTCTCTCATACCCCCTTGACTAGGTAAGTGAAGATCCAATGCGACATGTCACTAAATTAGCACCTTCAAGATCACCCTCTAGCCAAGAGTACTTCTCTCTCCCGTCCTGTAGGCAAAtgttacatggtgcacaacacataACATCAAGAGAGATAACTAATGCATACAATCATGAATGAAAAGTACAGATCATCTTTATTCAAGACATAATATTGATGGGTTTCCCCATGACTCCCCAAGAACAAAGGAAACTAGTCACACATAGAGGCAATGAACATCATCATAATGGTATGAATGTTGATACAACTACTAGATGAATCCTTGTGTAAATCCACTATAGGTTTAGAGATCACAACAAGCTAGATGGATGAAGGAGTGAGATGAAATGGGGATGACGATGAAATGTTGTTATGACAATGGAGATGACGCCCAATCTTCCAAGAATCTTTGTATATTTCGAGGATCGATGCCCTCGTGCTTGTTCCCCCTCCAGATCCCTTCCATAGGTGaggtttatgtgaattatggtgtcTCTGGATCTGTGATGTGTGATCCGTCTTCATGGGGCGGAACTATTTGACGCGGTGAAGACACCGACAGGTCATACGGGCAGCGATACGGGCGGGTTCTGGTCGTGTGGATGCTCATTAAACTCACTGGAGCTTATCTTCGCGAGGTTCTTCCACCCATGTGTGTGAATAATTATTTGGAGGCTTCTGCAATCTTTAATTTGTGTATTATCTTGCACGAACCTAATGCTCATGGTTGTAAGTGATGATATCTcagccgagagcttgtatgcaatgaactcggatgtgagttgacggtggtccggctgcgcATCTGCGCCATCAAGCTTCCGCCCCCGGCACATATGAGTGGCCACACAatttgttatgtgccaagagggccctttttgaaagttcttgcacggacaacccatgggcacattttagcgtgtaccgcgtGTTCAAGTCCAAGTGAACAATGGTGTAAGAGTGATGATGCTTAatcgagaactccttcaaccatatctttaattccaagaaggtatcaaatGTGAGCCCTTTAAAGATCATATTCGTCCTCgcatccacatctctcttggaaaTTGGCCTAGCTATAAGAattaaacttttgccaccatcaaccacggctccatccgcgagactaacatcacggaacaatggtatccGAATAACCCGttcggttaccttcttgaagatgtgGGCTCTTTTGGCTTCCTTAGTCGTCAAGCCATCCTCATCAACTTCTtcatcgggtccatcatcatccgagtccgatgCATAACATCGGGAATacggaatggagtggtccatgtcCTCTTGCGTCAAATATGCATCCAAATCACCGACATTGTTGTAATTCATCCAAATCACCGACATGGAGTGGTCCATGTCAAtcatgctcgtcatactcatTCTCCAATGGTGCATCTTGgtcaatgggagattggacaatgggagattcggtggcttcttcttggctcatgggtggtggactcgTAGCATCAACGGGGGAGGAGCGTtgggttaaggtcaagctcgatatgAGCATCAacccgtcttggttgcaaacaactccggagccttgtcttgtgactcagccaccgtctccttgtaaacggaccaatGTTGCTCAgagttgatacgcattatctttcaacgggtgtgcatttcaaacccacattatgtcttccctctagctcaacaccatcatttctCTCATTCCAAGAGTAGTTCAACAACACCCTCTAGCCAAGAGTAGTTCCCTCTCCCGTCTCGTAAGCAAATATTGGTGCCCACGACGAGCAATAGTTCCAGCTCCGGCTCGTTGGCTCGTCCTACTCCTGCAAGGTGGTCATCACCGGCCGGGAGTCAAGCCATCTCCATTGATGAAGTTAGTTTCCCCGGGGGTCCAGGATCGGTCGTAGAAGCCGGTCTTCTCCCATATGGCATTTAGAAACGTTGTTGGTGGGCACCGCCGCTCATTGCGCTCAACCCACTATTTCGCTACATCCATCTAAGTAACGTACCAGGACAGCTAACCACCAAATATCCAGGAAGAAAAACACGTTTGGCCAAATCGCTACGCAGCATCAAAATGTACAAGGAGAATCCCTGCGGGAAACAAAACATCCACGTTAATTCCTCAATAGGCTCAAAATTCTAAGAAAAATTATGTTGGTTGctctttaatatagtagttatagtTATTGCTAAGGTTTCCCCATGATTCCCAAGAAcaaaggaactactcacacatagaGGCAATGAACATCATCATAATGGTATGAATGTTGATACAACTAATAGATGAATCCTTGTGTAAATCCACTATAGGTGATCACAACAAGATGGATGAAGGAGTGAGATGAAAtgtgatgacgatgaagatgttGTTATGATAGTGGAGATGATGCCCAATCTTCCAAGAATCTTTGTACTTTCGAGGATCAATGCCCCCCATGCTTGTTCCCCCTTCAGATCTCGTCCGGAGGTGAGGTTTCAGCGAAATCGGTGTCTCTGGATCTCTGATCAATGGGTTAGAAAGACTAGCAACAAAGTTATACATGCATGTTACCAAATTTTGTGAATGACTCTTCACCTAAAACTTtgtagagagtggatttggtgttcaggTGGGTACGTGCGCACCCTCTCTCTACCGTTGGATTTGTTCCAAGATTGTGACTTTACAAACGGCAACGAAACGGCGTCAAATCTGCATCCAGCCACGCGCCCACGGAGAGAAAGCGATGGAGGGCGCACCCTTATCGTTTTGCTGATGTCTCCCTCCCCGCATCTCGGCGCCCTCCTCCACCGTGGCTACGGCTCGCACGTGGGGGCGCGCGTTTGAGCACGGTGGTCGGGGATAAAGCGGAGGAGTTGTGGTTGGGGTCGGGAGGGCGTAGCTGCAGGCGAGCGGACGCTCGATGGGGGCATGGCGGACGAGGGGATCGACGGGAAGCCGGCTCGGGGACGGCGCGGTGGTCCGCGGCGAGGCCGAGCAGAATACGAGTGCGATttgggccgccatggccgcgcccaagGTCCCCCGTTGGCGCCCTTCCTGGAGCAGCTCGGGACGGGCGGGTGTAGGGCGCGCGGTGGGCGGCGGCAGCCTCGGCGCTAGCCCGACAGCGGCAGCCTTCCCAGGAGCGttcccgacggcggcggcggcaccggcGCGTGCCCGGCGGCAGCGGCATCCCTAGGCGCGTTCCCCAGCGCGTGCCTGGCGGCAGCGGCCTCCCACGACGCCCAAATCGAGTCAACGGAGCTCAGCGCTCGTAGAAGGAGCGGCTGTCCAGCAATGAAGAATCTGACCGGATCCGGCCGGGCGTCCGAACCTCAGGCCGGCCCCAAGCTGGAGCGCCACGAATCGAGCCGATGCGAATCGGAAGAGGCGTCGGCTGTGTTTAGGGTCCAGCACGGC includes these proteins:
- the LOC124673130 gene encoding grpE protein homolog 2, mitochondrial-like, whose amino-acid sequence is PAARAATRSWAEGAAVVLRPAHRLCQLHCSARPNSSLKEVPYTLNQPLRYSTTIFQRFGFSSSTPQKNDKEVNQPKDQETTAQEINAETSKEDSGSSGGAEDLDLSKEDLVKLVLEKDELLTSKDEEIKDMKDKVLRSYAEMENVIARTKRESENSKKFAVQNFSKSLLDVADNLARASSAVKESFSKLDTSEDSSGAVPLLKTLLEGVDMTDKQLGEVFKKFGVEKFDPLNEKFDPERHYAIFQMPDTSKPSGTVTAVVKVGYMLHDRVLRPAEVGVTEGGPSEEEPEHKSGGD